The Anastrepha ludens isolate Willacy chromosome 2, idAnaLude1.1, whole genome shotgun sequence genome contains a region encoding:
- the LOC128861672 gene encoding cryptochrome-1, whose translation MAKRANVLWFRHGLRLHDNPALLEAISDKAEGVALIPLFIFDGESAGTKTVGYNRMRFLLKSLADINNQLQAVHSSAGGLGKLYLFQGNPTAIFRRLNDHCQLNKICFEQDCEPIWNRRDDSVRALCNELGIEAVEKVSHTLWDPRTVISTNGGIPPLTYQMFLHTVEIIGLPPRPVEDPDWNGVELLQLPESILMELNAFTQFPTPEDMNVFPENVSYVAKVKWRGGEQQALLHLTERLNVEEHAFKHGYYLPNQAHPNIVESPKSMSAHLRFGCLSVRRFYWSVHDLFKNVQLEAYHQGIHMTGGEHITGQLIWREYFYTMSVNNPYYDRMEGNEICLNIPWAKPAADQLESWRSGHTGFPLIDAAMRQLLAEGWLHHTLRNTVATFLTRGALWQNWEHGLRHFLKYLLDADWSVCAGNWMWVSSSAFERLLDSSRVSCPIAFSKRLDPKGEYIRQYVPELAGVPQEYIHEPWRMPQELQERYECLIGVHYPERIVDLAKMSKRNTLAMQALRHSLIADGAPDEGPPHCRPSNEEEVRQFFWLVD comes from the exons ATGGCAAAGCGAGCGAATGTTTTGTGGTTCCGCCATGGGCTGCGATTGCATGACAATCCGGCTCTATTGGAGGCCATTTCGGACAAGGCAGAGGGAGTTGCATTGATACcgcttttcatttttgatggcGAGAGTGCAG GCACCAAAACGGTTGGCTACAATCGTATGCGCTTCTTGCTGAAATCCTTGGCTGATATCAATAATCAACTACAAGCCGTGCACAGCTCCGCAGGTGGTTTGGGTAAACTGTATCTATTCCAAGGCAATCCTACAGCCATATTTCGACGTTTGAATGATCATTGTCAgctgaataaaatttgtttcgaaCAAGATTGTGAACCAATCTGGAATAGACGCGATGACTCGGTGCGCGCTTTGTGTAATGAATTGGGTATTGAGGCAGTGGAAAAGGTCTCGCATACGCTTTGGGACCCTCGTACTGTCATAAGCACGAATGGTGGAATCCCACCACTGACTTACCAGatgtttttg CACACCGTAGAAATAATTGGTTTACCACCGCGTCCAGTGGAGGATCCTGACTGGAATGGAGTAGAGCTTTTACAACTACCTGAGAGCATATTAATGGAGTTGAATGCTTTTACACAG TTCCCCACACCGGAGGACATGAACGTATTTCCAGAGAATGTTAGCTACGTGGCAAAAGTAAAATGGCGCGGCGGCGAGCAACAAGCCTTGCTGCATCTCACCGAGCGTCTTAATGTCGAGGAGCACGCTTTCAAACACGGTTACTATCTCCCAAATCAAGCGCATCCAAACATAGTCGAATCTCCGAAATCAATGAGCGCTCATTTACGTTTCGGCTGCTTGTCAGTACGTCGTTTCTACTGGAGTGTACACGATCTCTTTAAGAATGTACAACTAGAGGCATATCATCAAGGTATACACATGACTGGCGGTGAGCACATCACTGGGCAGCTCATTTGGCGTGAATACTTTTATACTATGTCTGTAAATAATCCCTATTACGATCGCATGGAGGGCAATGAGATCTGCTTGAACATTCCATGGGCAAAACCAGCTGCTGATCAGCTGGAAAGTTGGCGTAGTGGCCACACGGGTTTTCCATTGATCGATGCCGCGATGCGTCAATTGTTGGCCGAAGGTTGGTTACACCATACACTTCGCAATACGGTGGCAACCTTCCTGACACGCGGTGCACTCTGGCAAAATTGGGAACATGGCTTGCGACACTTTCTCAAATACCTATTAGATGCTGATTGGTCAGTGTGTGCCGGCAATTGGATGTGGGTCTCATCGTCGGCATTTGAGCGGCTGTTGGACTCCTCGCGGGTCTCTTGTCCCATAGCTTTTTCGAAGCGTCTTGATCCAAAGGGCGAATACATAAGACAGTATGTGCCTGAATTGGCGGGGGTGCCGCAAGAGTATAT CCACGAACCTTGGCGCATGCCGCAGGAACTCCAGGAGCGCTACGAATGTCTAATTGGTGTGCACTATCCCGAACGCATTGTCGACTTGGCCAAAATGTCTAAGCGTAACACACTCGCTATGCAAGCACTGAGGCACTCATTGATCGCCGATGGCGCACCGGATGAAGGACCACCCCACTGTCGTCCATCCAACGAGGAGGAAGTGCGCCAGTTTTTTTGGCTGGTCGATTAA